A stretch of Methanospirillum lacunae DNA encodes these proteins:
- a CDS encoding COG1361 S-layer family protein — protein sequence MEISYDESRDQRDGQYREKTGNTEERMKGWARLVLILIVVTFLVTPSGASDNEIGITNPTVIITGYQVTPAVLLPGDTGTVTLTIKNTAESASMKENSGVTLGGTFASTKSTDINAFIEKIHLEENGIKVLTDDFDRLGELGPGQSIPVTLVIQAPEKSGIYFPEVWIDVKGGRSTRYPITVNVNTDISTQKKPALFVSQIRPDQVAPGDNCVVAVNITNTGLTRASDIAIDLNSTIKSLVLTTAGHYYMEHLDPGEGMNFTLHLATDKNTPIGIDPVILTIVYHNPDGTIERQIETIGIPVKGKAVIAVKSFSTDPVRPVPGNAFTLIIRVENTGTDQANSVQAALESPFSGTNSTFIGSIDKNSDAPAIFYLQATMDGTIPTNLTISYNDDFGSHKITEQATITTSPGSGILPIVVMILILLIIVGGGYWYLRIRPGKWNGE from the coding sequence ATGGAGATTTCATACGATGAATCACGTGACCAGAGAGACGGACAGTACAGGGAAAAAACAGGAAACACCGAAGAAAGAATGAAAGGGTGGGCCCGTTTGGTTCTGATACTGATAGTGGTGACATTCTTAGTTACACCGTCGGGAGCGAGCGACAATGAGATAGGTATTACAAATCCTACGGTCATTATCACTGGTTATCAGGTTACTCCCGCGGTACTCCTACCCGGCGATACGGGAACTGTTACGCTCACTATCAAGAATACCGCTGAAAGTGCTTCAATGAAAGAAAACAGTGGTGTCACACTGGGTGGTACCTTTGCAAGCACAAAAAGCACCGACATCAATGCTTTTATCGAAAAAATACACCTGGAAGAGAATGGTATCAAAGTACTGACTGACGATTTTGATCGTCTTGGGGAACTCGGCCCCGGTCAGTCGATCCCGGTGACTCTTGTCATCCAGGCCCCGGAAAAGAGCGGGATCTATTTCCCGGAAGTATGGATAGATGTCAAGGGCGGGAGAAGTACCCGTTACCCTATTACCGTCAATGTTAATACGGACATTTCAACCCAGAAGAAACCAGCCCTCTTTGTCTCACAAATACGGCCAGACCAGGTCGCACCCGGTGACAATTGCGTAGTGGCGGTCAACATCACAAATACAGGGCTGACTCGGGCGAGCGATATCGCGATAGATCTTAATTCGACGATCAAGTCCCTCGTCCTTACAACTGCTGGCCATTACTATATGGAACATCTCGATCCCGGCGAAGGAATGAATTTTACTCTTCATCTCGCGACCGACAAGAACACTCCAATCGGCATTGATCCGGTCATCCTTACCATCGTCTACCACAACCCAGATGGGACCATCGAACGACAGATCGAGACAATCGGCATACCAGTCAAAGGAAAGGCAGTAATAGCAGTAAAGTCCTTTTCCACAGACCCTGTTCGCCCGGTACCGGGTAATGCGTTTACTCTGATTATTAGGGTAGAGAATACCGGCACCGATCAGGCTAACTCCGTCCAGGCCGCTCTGGAAAGCCCATTTTCCGGCACAAATTCAACATTTATCGGTTCAATTGACAAGAACAGCGATGCACCGGCAATCTTCTATTTACAGGCCACGATGGATGGGACCATTCCAACCAACCTGACGATCTCGTACAACGATGACTTCGGCTCTCATAAGATTACGGAACAGGCAACTATTACAACAAGCCCAGGATCCGGGATACTGCCTATTGTCGTCATGATCCTGATTCTCCTTATCATAGTGGGAGGCGGCTACTGGTACCTCCGTATCCGACCGGGGAAATGGAATGGCGAATAA